From Manihot esculenta cultivar AM560-2 chromosome 18, M.esculenta_v8, whole genome shotgun sequence:
TCTCTGCAATCACATAATGCACCAAAAGCTCACTAAGAATATCAGATGAAGAAACACAATGACAAGATATATCTACAAACAAATACTACCTCCTCAGGAGGGTCTCGCTTCTGACCAGGCAATTCATAGACTTTCCTCTCCCTCTTTTTGCCATTTTGCTCTGTCACTGCAGatcccttcttcttctcttcctctttcttcttcttcttcttattcaaTTCCTTCAGTTCAagtcaatccataaaacaaaataaaaccaCAGCCATCAATTAAAAAGGTAACCCTGTATTATTCATTATTCAACTACAAAAGAGGAGAGGGGGTGGGGGGTGGGAAGACCCTCAACTAAACTTGCAACCTAATTATTTAGCATAGTTGAGCTAAATTCCTCTGTTTGAGGAGTCACAGTTTCAAAGGACTTAAAATTTCAACTTTCTCATTCACCTTTTCCTCAGAAACATAacaaaaaacagaaaattactAAAAAGTGATAAGAGAAGTATAAGACCTTCGGAGGAGAGTTCTTCTTGGAGATGGGTTTgtgatcatcatcatcatcttcttccttcttGACTTTAGATGTCTTGGGGCGAGACCCTGAGGAGCTCTTGACCACAACGGATTTGTCAAAATCATCATCGTTGTCATCAACTTGGGGCTCCTCTTTCTTGACTTTGGAATCCTTGGGACGAGATTTGGTGGTTAAAGTACCAGCATTTGTAGGATTCTTCTTGCGGGCTTGAAGAATGGAACTCAAACTCTTCTCATCTGCTTCCGCTTTCTCTTCTTTCAACTTCACGGCCTTTGAGTCCTCAGACGGCATTCTCCTTTAGGAATTAGAATACAAGAAAATGATTAAAATCTAAGCGAGAACctgatttgtttttttttttgggcaaAGATAGAGATTAGAGAGCAATTCGAGTTTGTAAAACCCTTGCCACGGCGCTGGTTCTTCACTTCAaaagagaggaaaaaaaaaaacgctCCGTAGGGTTTCGAAATTGGAACGTTTCGCTATAATCTGTTAATACAATTCGCGCTTGGGGTGGGGTATGCCCCTGTAATCCAAAACGGTGCACTGCATTCACAAGGAAACGACTCCGTTTTCTCATATTTTTACACTGCAAGGCCAGC
This genomic window contains:
- the LOC110606013 gene encoding protein PXR1 is translated as MPSEDSKAVKLKEEKAEADEKSLSSILQARKKNPTNAGTLTTKSRPKDSKVKKEEPQVDDNDDDFDKSVVVKSSSGSRPKTSKVKKEEDDDDDHKPISKKNSPPKELNKKKKKKEEEKKKGSAVTEQNGKKRERKVYELPGQKRDPPEERDPLRIFYESLYQQLPNSEMAQIWMMESGLLSKEEAKKVYEKKQKKNQLKLSSPIKAVASTKKTQSATVVKKKTPSTPAPSVKKKTTETKVEKQQPKKRKIGDGSSEEDSDDDFVLSRSTKKQRAS